Part of the Nicotiana sylvestris chromosome 2, ASM39365v2, whole genome shotgun sequence genome, AGGACTGCGGAGGTTACCGACTGCCGTAAATTTAATATATTTGCGGGGTAAGTAAACCCCCATAATTTGATATATATTGTGGAGGTTATAGTAACCTCCACAATAAAACCTCCGCAAATTTAGCGTTTTTTTTTGTAGTGACTCgcctatgttaaaagccctaattttttagatcttctttgttttgattctgtgtgttagcatgactaatCGACTTTTGTTAAGTTTCtgttggttaccatgcttcgaatggGTTTTATTGAGTCCTTAGTCTACTTGTATCACCTTTGTGTAATTATATTCATCTTGATTTGTTCATCTCTTGCCTCTTTCTGTCAATATTGTTGACCTTGCCTGTTTGCTACGTCTGTTTgtccttctctatttatatgttgaggtatAGAATCATGactcctcttgattgattctgatttccttaactgatggtttgattgaaagatttcttttgaaaccctaaaattttaCCTCGTTTGTTTAAATTGACTGATTCCCTGCCTTATTTGCTGTGGTATTTTATTCTGACTGAATCATTTCCTTAATTGGAATTTGATGAACCTAGTCCTAATTGGCCACCCCATGCTTACTGAACCTTGACTCTTTCCTTACTAGTCATGTACTGATTTTCTCTTGCCTTATATGCTACTGGTTCTTATCGTTTAAATTAATTCCCAACTTAAGGGAGTACTGGCCTTAATTTTCCGACTAACTAATTTTGAGTTCCTTAATTaccatgctactatgattcttaccttattttactacCTGTTTTCAACTATAAAAACTCCAGTTTTTCATTAACACAAGACGAACACTTGgtttcaaaaactctctctcttaCTAAAAATCTCTGCTCTCTCTCTTGTGTTATTTGCTACTGTTAGCCGGCTGTAAGCTAAGGCTAACTATTTgtgctctcttgttctttcattctgcttactctcctcttcactggtatgtcctagtttcaatttaaaattccaacaacaatatgcttctcctattgtttcagtttctcttgtttctggtttgcttctatttgtggttctgttgtgaaatttGTAGTTAAGAGTTACATTATCAGCATGTTATTATGTCTTCCCCTTCCTTTAGATTAGTACATTCcccttatgtgtgtttctgaGAATGCCTTACCATTTATCTCTTACTTGTTGGTACTTACCATTTTATATCCCATGgatcccaaatccctatcacccctctatgtgtttgtgttcttcatGACTGGTTATGTGACTATGCCAGTGTTAGTTGTTTTTTAGCATGTCTAAACCAGTCCTAAAACCTTTGCAGGATTATGTGTTTGCAGCCAAATGTTCTACGTGTCCTAAAACTCTTGACCCCTGTATGACTACTGAATTCACTTGGTTCTGTGAGCTAGTTGTGTATGATCCTATCCTAAGGGGTTTGAACTTTGTTGACTGCTCCAATCTCTTTTCCAAACAATCTTCATtactttactaaattactttcaagACAGACTTTCTAATACAGTCTTTTACTGAACCTTTTTTAACTTGTGTCCTTcactttcactttactcttagtcaataagttctgccccctctagtatgtgtactgccttaggATCCTTTTGAGAGCCctatgaactctggcatactcaggttggcctttccacattgcacttgttcaattctttggttattaagtctaggtgtaagcattgcccggggtccttgagacccttagagaactctgatgcacctagactctgatttgtctatggaactgaggcttatgagaccattggaggctttggaaaactTGGGCCTacttgaaggctccctatagaatagcgtcttgattttctatttgtacttatgtaatttattcattggcttgtaataatttataaacagatatttggggtatttagtaaaagggatgggtagatgtatactttatggggtaatacgggtaaaAATTCTGCTCTTAGAATCTTACTTTTAAAGTCTGTCTActttactcaatagaaaacatgctcataagGTTTCACTTTTTAATCTTATTGCTTTGCctaaatagaaaacatgctcataggtttgctctttaatctgattgcttcgctaatagaaatcatgtccataggatttcacttctaagtttgtttgctcatcaagtagaaaccatgtctataaagTTTTGCATTATgacatgttagaaaccatgtttataggttccgaacaatcatgtcttaaaatcagttcaataatagatgccatgtctataggattcaaTTCCAATTCATGTTATAATGAGTATTTCTGTATGTTGCtgcaaatcaattaaaatcagtaatccacctagatatcatgcctatagggatttctaCTCGCAATATTGTTTGATAATTTAatttagtctaataaatcaacttCATTACGCCTAGTTCATTTTTAAACTGGTCTTGTTAAGTATTAAGCGTtttctgaaacaagttctttcaaactaccgcaatctcattagatatcatgtctataggtattcAAGGAGTTTATTTCAAAATctgtttgtttctgcattaataCAGACACCAGtattctgcatataggcaagtCTTTAGGGAGTTTTCAAAAATTGCATTTCTCTGAGACTATCTCTGTCGCTTAACATTTCTGGTTCTAACAGGCTTTTAAAAGAgtccctaggcaactactagggTACAACTTCTGGGTATAAAGAGTTTTGtttgtttctgcatattcacttagacCTGCTTTAGGACATTGCCTAATAAAAGGCCTCaactgtgtttgagtcgtgctgcttgtgtgtttgtttgaggaggaaactctgagcctcttaattgctcccattatgtgaaagtcctaaatgttttgactgtcaccttagaattttcgccttttaaaaccttaggagtACGTCTAGAACTAcatataggtagaggtcctaactccttccaggaccattaagaagggacgggtagtagcGCGTAATAGGAatcattgaccaaacactcgatttgtatgaccaataaggggatggaaagggtagacatgggatatgatgcctacgcattaatgtcacgtgtagcccctcattgagcagtgtttaccggacattgcgtggggtgaccctataggataaccaacctaggacccctctttactaAATCCTTTCTTTATTGAAATCTTTGTTTTACAACgtgttcaaacctttatcttactacttgaatTATTccacgtgctttacttgcaacttatttaattcaactatttatatggactaatttgtgaatataagttcggccgggacccacagttgtggaccaagaggggtgcctaacaccttcccctcaaggttatttcgagcccttaccttaatctctggtaatgcaaaccaacctaagagttaatcactctaggtgccctaacgcaccataatctgttaggtgacgactcttcaaatacccaattcccaaaaggaaatgagtcattacaccctgTGAATGTTGAAACCCACTTTCataagaaaaaaagggggcgcgacaaatgCAATAGTTTTATCTTGGATCATGAATGTTGTGAGCAAGGAATTGGTCAATGGTATTGTGTACAAATCAAGTGCACATAAAGTTTGAACAGATTTGAAGGATAAATATGATAAAGTGGATGGATCTCGCATTTTTTTTCTACATAAAGAAATTGCAACTTTATTGCAAGGAATTTCTACTGTGCCAGCCTATTTCTCACGGTTGACAGATTTATGGGAAGAATATGATGCCTTGATGCCATGTCCCGGATGTGATTGTCCAGAATCTAAGATCTATCCAGAGCACTTTGAATATAAGAGGTTGCTACAATTTCTGATGGGCCTAAATGAGACATATGCACAGCATAGGAGTCAAATTTTGATGATGAGTCCAATACCTTCCGTCAACAAGGCCTATTCCATGGTTGTTTCTGAAGAAAGTCAGAGAAATCTGGGAAAATCTACATAGGCATTAGATATGGGGGACAGTACAACATTGTTCACTAACAAAGGAGGCATGAGTACAAGAAACACTTATAAGCCTAGAAGAAACAATCTGTTTTGTGACTACTGTAACTATAAAGGTCACACAAGAGAAACATGTTACAAAATACATGGCTAtccaaatgatttcaaaatgagGAGGAAAGCCAACAGTTTTCTAAAAAGACCAATGGTTAACATTACAACACATGAAGGACAGCAGTACATGGGAAAGGTAGCAGCAAATGAAGGACAGCAGTACATGGGAAAGGCAGCAACAAATGTAGTATCTTAGGAAGGGCAGCAGATGCTGAACTCACCAGTTGGAAATCCAACACCTGCACTGCCTCAGCCAATCATGTTTACTCAGGAACAATATGATCAAATTTTAAAATTGCTCAGCAAAGACACAAGTGACAATTCAAAGCATTTTGTAGGTATGACTAAGGCCACTACATTAGCTgacaaaacaaaaaatgaaaattggaTAGTAGATTCTGGTGCAACCAATCACATAGTTCACACTAGAGAATTGCTTGACAAGATTAATACTAATAGCCTAAAGTCTGGATCTAAGGTTCATTTACCTGATGGTACCTCACTAGATATTACTTGTACTGAAGAAAGTAGAATCGGTGAATGTGGTGTTATTAGGAATGTACTATACATTccagattttaaatacaatttgtGGTCAGTCTCTAAGCTTACAAGGGACTTACATTGTTTTTATCCTTCTATCGTGACTTTTGGATCATGCAGGACCTTCACAATGAGAAAGCAAAGGGGATTGGTAAAGAGCTTGAAGGATTGTATAATCTGCAGCATCAGCAGGACAAAGCCAAGACTGCAACTATGCAAACACATGATCATTCCAAAAGTTGAAGAGGATCTAGGGGTCTGGCATGGGAGACTTGGACATGCCCCTGATAAAGTGGTTAAACAAATCCCAAACATAAAGTTCAAGGTTAACAATGATAGAATAAGAGATTGCACAATATGCCCTCTAGCTAGACAAGGAAGATTACCATTTCCAAAGAGTACAAGTAGATCAAATAAACTTTTTGAGCTGATTCATGTAGATGTATGGGGTCCATATAGAGTAGCATGTCACAATGGATACAAATCCTTTCTTACTATAGTAGATGATTATACTAGAATGATATGGGTTTACTTGTTGAGACTTAAGAGTGATGTGATTGTATGCTTGAAATAGTTTTTTGATATAATAAAAACTCAATTTGGAGGAACAGTCAGAATTTTGAGAAGTGATAATGGGACTGAATTTTTCAATTCTGAATGCAGCAGTTTGTTCAAATTGTATGGAATGATTCATTAAATTTCTTGTGTCCATACCCCACAACAGAATGGGGTAGTGGAAAGAAAACATAGACATATATTGGAGGTGGCTAGGGCAATTAGACTGCAAGGTCATTTGCCTCTCAGGTTTTGGGGTGAATGTGTGCATGCGACCGTTTATATCATTAATAGACTTCCCCTGTCAGTGCTATCCGGGAAGTCCTCATTTGAGATGATGTATGGAAGAGCACCTTTCTTACAGCATATGAGGATCATAGGATGTCTGTGCTTTGCCAAAATTCTAGTAGGGGGAGATAAGTTTGGAGCAAGAGCCATTTGAGTTATTCATATGAGATATTCTTCA contains:
- the LOC138883252 gene encoding uncharacterized protein, which produces MNVVSKELVNGISTVPAYFSRLTDLWEEYDALMPCPGCDCPESKIYPEHFEYKRLLQFLMGLNETYAQHRSQILMMSPIPSVNKAYSMVVSEESQRNLGKST